One Gossypium hirsutum isolate 1008001.06 chromosome A11, Gossypium_hirsutum_v2.1, whole genome shotgun sequence genomic window carries:
- the LOC107956388 gene encoding uncharacterized protein, whose protein sequence is MQATGLDTTKQLRGVQQPLKGHGQAKGSNGLGCGQRAPSKGAGYTGVRQPALVYVARHREDGDAPNVITSTFFIYNAPDIGSTHSYIACTVSETLGILVESTTSEVTVLSPLGQSVRVNKLFRDVPLEMVLRIVGDDEVVVAGEHQKYLSNVISTLKAKKLVRKGCKSYLAYLSVSDSGVSSVKDISTVKDFPDFFLDELLGLPSNREVEFAIELLPGIAPVSIALYRMALKELVELKA, encoded by the exons ATGCAAGCTACAGGTTTGGATACTACAAAGCAGTTGAGGGGTGTTCAGCAGCCACTAAAAGGCCATGGTCAGGCCAAAGGTAGTAATGGTTTGGGCTGTGGTCAGAGAGCACCAAGCAAAGGTGCTGGGTATACTGGGGTGAGACAACCAGCTTTAGTTTATGTTGCACGTCaccgagaggatggagatgctccaaATGTTATCACGAGTACATTCTTTATCTATAATGCTCCAGATATAGGATCtactcactcctatatagcttgtactgTGTCTGAGACTCTGGGTATATTGGTTGAGAGCACTACAAGTGAGGTAACTGTATTGAGTCCATTGGGGCAATCAGTGAGGGTAAATAAACTGTTCAGAGATGttcctttggag ATGGTACTGAGAATCGTAGGGGACGATGAGGTAGTTGTAGCTGGGGAACATCAAAAATacttgtcaaatgtgatttctacaTTAAAGGCCAAGAAGTTGGTTCGTAAAGGATGTAAGTCGTATCTGGCCTACCTCAGTGTTTCAGATTCTGGGGTTTCTTCTGTTAAAGATATTAGCACAGTTAAAGACTTTCCAGATTTCTTTCTTGATGAGCTACTTGGGTTACCTTCaaatcgtgaagttgagtttgcgATTGAGCTTTTGCCTGGTatagctccagtgtccatcgccctttatagaatggcactgaaggagcttgTAGAGCTTAAGGCTTAG